Proteins co-encoded in one Cricetulus griseus strain 17A/GY chromosome 1 unlocalized genomic scaffold, alternate assembly CriGri-PICRH-1.0 chr1_1, whole genome shotgun sequence genomic window:
- the LOC113832331 gene encoding beta-defensin 110-like: MAICACKRRIVRRVRQSLRDCWPADLEKARSNTPPKYRLERCEKVRGMCKTYRDGDEYNYGYCIRWRNQCCKQTASHK; this comes from the exons ATGGCTATCTGTGCTTGTAAACGTAGGATTGTGAGGAGAGTGAGGCAGAGTCTGAGAGATTGCTGGCCTGCCGATTTGGAGAAAG CCAGAAGTAACACGCCACCAAAGTACAGACTAGAGAGGTGTGAAAAGGTGAGAGGAATGTGTAAGACCTACCGTGACGGGGATGAGTATAACTATGGCTACTGCATCAGATGGAGGAACCAGTGCTGCAAACAAACTGCCTCACACAAGTGA
- the LOC100756066 gene encoding beta-defensin 17: MKIHLFFFILLLWVTILTAKRWLPEYGSLDLRTACRLGKGHCKTQCTANEHRIAFCIRPGSHCCI, from the exons ATGAAGattcatctctttttctttattctgctcTTGTGGGTGACAATTTTAACAG CCAAAAGGTGGCTTCCTGAGTATGGTAGCTTGGATTTGAGGACTGCGTGCAGACTGGGTAAAGGTCACTGTAAAACCCAGTGCACTGCAAATGAACATAGAATTGCTTTCTGCATAAGACCTGGAAGTCACTGCTGCATCTAG